In Thermothelomyces thermophilus ATCC 42464 chromosome 2, complete sequence, a single window of DNA contains:
- a CDS encoding alkaline phosphatase gives MLLKANAAALCLAASLSAVTAQTFQRLGTCPDLGCVLPPDQQDFLPGQEFDIRFEVHAPKNGSEAFNNGVPDEKFTATIAKDGHRPKSIADFFDRSEPKLEKWTFSWYEDLFAKDANTPSVVNVASKVYRRVALYEPGEYTVTLKYYNGKTTTAKWTVRALATEKKAKNVIFFIGDGMTTNMITAARLLGHKTVNGRYQSLLAVDEFPVLGHQMSHSIDTFITDSANSASALYSGHKSSVNAMGVYADSSPDTEDDPKVETIVELLHRIWGSAWGAVSTAFIADATPIALTGHTRRRSNYGILIDQALHGVSNYSWTKTDGPDAYFGGGAEQFIPGPGSFKGKDYYAEFAKKGYSVSWNKTALLAAPNNKKALGIFCKSNFPVWLDRNIFPDNLDSLDNNPSGAAGPAKDLPGLKDMTLKAIDILHERGGKNGFFLMSEAASIDKQMHALDYERALGDLLELDDTVRATIAKLKELRILDDTLIVVSADHGHGFDVFGSSDTKYADAQKDDRAKRNAVGVYENSGLSQYTQPKEGVSYGTGPNFPLNWDPRYVIAAGMGANPDHRERFGVGREPRTPASVGAGGEVYVNPADRPDGFVVNGTLPTDQTQGVHSLTDVPVYAMGPCQETFGGTYNNIDVFFKMASCLGLGQPRNRTRADAGHGGTKPKS, from the exons ATGCTGCTCAAAGCCAATGCCGCGGCGCTGTGTCTGGCAGCTTCGCTGTCTGCCGTCACGGCCCAAACCTTCCAGCGGCTGGGTACCTGCCCGGATCTCGGCTGCGTGCTACCTCCGGACCAGCAGGACTTCCTCCCCGGCCAGGAATTCGACATCCGCTTCGAGGTCCACGCGCCCAAGAACGGGTCCGAGGCCTTCAACAATGGCGTGCCGGACGAGAAGTTCACGGCCACCATTGCCAAGGACGGCCACCGGCCCAAGAGCATCGCCGACTTCTTCGACCGCAGCGAGCCCAAGCTGGAGAAGTGGACCTTTTCCTGGTACGAGGACCTGTTCGCCAAGGACGCCAACACGCCCTCGGTCGTCAACGTCGCCTCCAAAGTGTACCGTCGCGTGGCACTGTACGAGCCCGGCGAGTACACCGTCACGCTCAAGTACTACAATGGCAAGACCACCACGGCCAAGTGGACCGTTCGGGCCCTGGCCACCGAGAAAAAGGCCAAGAACGTCATCTTTTTTATCG GTGATGGCATGACCACCAACATGATCACGGCCGCCCGCCTGCTCGGGCACAAGACGGTCAACGGCCGGTACCAGTCGCTGCTTGCTGTCGATGAGTTCCCCGTCCTCGGTCACCAGATG TCGCACTCGATCGACACTTTCATTACTGACAGCGCCAACTCGGCCTCTGCGCTGTACTCTGGCCACAAGAGCTCGGTGAACGCGATGGG TGTCTATGCCGACTCGTCCCCTGATACCGAGGACGACCCGAAGGTTGAGACGATCGTCGAGCTGTTGCACCGCATCTGG GGTTCCGCATGGGGCGCCGTGTCGACCGCCTTTATTGCCGATGCGACCCCGATTGCCTTGACGGGCCACACCCGCCGGCGGTCCAACTACGGTATCCTGATCGACCAGGCGCTCCATGGCGTCAGCAACTACTCGTGGACCAAGACGGATGGCCCCGACGCCTactttggcggcggcgccgagcaGTTCATCCCGGGGCCCGGCTCGTTCAAGGGCAAGGATTACTATGCCGAGTTCGCCAAGAAGGGCTACTCGGTCAGCTGGAACAAGACGGCGCTGTTGGCGGCGCCCAACAACAAGAAAGCGCTGGGCATCTTCTGCAAGAGCAACTTCCCCGTCTGGCTGGACCGCAACATCTTCCCCGATAACCTTGACTCGCTCGACAACAACCCGTCCGGCGCCGCTGGGCCGGCCAAGGACTTGCCCGGGCTCAAGGACATGACGCTTAAGGCCATCGACATCCTGCACGAGCGGGGCGGTAAGAATGGCTTCTTCCTCATGTCGGAAGCCGCGTCGATCGACAAGCAGATGCACGCGCTCGACTACGAGCGCGCGCTGGGCGACCTGCTCGAGCTGGACGACACGGTCCGGGCCACCATCGCTAAGCTGAAGGAGCTCCGCATTCTCGATGACACCCTGATCGTCGTCTCGGCCGACCACGGTCACGGCTTTG ACGTCTTCGGGAGCTCTGACACCAAGTACGCGGATGCCCAGAAGGACGACCGGGCCAAGCGCAACGCCGTGGGCGTGTACGAGAACTCGGGCCTGTCGCAGTACACGCAGCCCAAGGAGGGCGTCAGCTACGGGACGGGGCCCAACTTCCCGCTCAACTGGGACCCGCGCTACGTCATCGCGGCCGGCATGGGGGCCAACCCGGACCACCGCGAGCGCTTCGGCGTCGGCCGGGAGCCGCGCACGCCCGCCTcggtcggcgccggcggcgaggtcTACGTCAACCCGGCCGACCGCCCGGACGGCTTCGTCGTCAACGGCACCCTGCCGACCGACCAGACCCAGGGCGTGCACTCGCTCACCGACGTGCCCGTTTATGCCATGGGCCCTTGCCAGGAGACCTTTGGCGGGACCTACAACAACATTGACGTCTTCTTCAAGATGGCGAGCTGCTTGGGGCTGGGCCAGCCGCGCAACAGGACGCGCGCGGACGCCGGGCACGGGGGCACGAAGCCCAAGTCGTAA